Sequence from the Diadema setosum chromosome 18, eeDiaSeto1, whole genome shotgun sequence genome:
AGAGCATGATACTAACGAAATACCATGTTCATTGTATGATAATGACCAAGTATGATATCAATGCTGCTGTTATGGCAGTGATTGTCATTCTCGTTATAAATATCACCATTGTCATTAGTCCGATTATGGAATACTATTGTGATGACAACATgattaatatataaatatatatatatgatgtcaTATCTATCATGGTTAACTTGTTCAGCGTTGGCGCTGCTAATTCAATCTGACTTACATGAATGTTTAATACGCTCTCCCCATGAAACTGAGAAAGCttgcaaaataaaagataacCAAAATTGTTAATAGAAATATGGATgagaacataaaagcaaacaacattttgatcaaCCTTTAATCAATCATTTGGACACATACAATACTAAatataggcatatatatatacagtatgtcctaTATACACATTTTATGTACACATCTACAATTTCATACAGATTAATTTATCATACACAtacagagagacacacacataaaccTGCGTAGAGTTGAAAATCCGATTAAAAATAGATACGTTtcagagttgttgttgttgtcgtttttaagGAGTTTGTGGATACCGACTCCCTGATGATCAAAGGGAAATTGTTCCACAGCTTTGATGCAGTAACAGTGAAGGTACTGTCATCAGCTATAGATTATAATTGGGCAGCTGAGTTGAAGGTTGCAATGTGAGGATCTGAGATATCTGCCAGGGGTGTATACAGTTAAACATTCGCTATGTACCTAGGGACCTGACTATGAAACAATTTacttgtcattgttgttgcgTCAAACGGCTGCTAATTACTCATTTATATGTCTGtgcaaacggggggggggggggggggaggcatagAACTCCTTGCCAAAGGGTGTAAGCCCCTCGCAGGATTCAAACTCAAGTCTATGGCCTTTAATCACTTTACCACATTGCTCCAATCTATCTACGTTGATCATTTAAAAACTAGCACTCGTCGCTATTTTTTCACGCTTAAAAATGATATGTATGTTACTTTAGTAAGGCAGACATTACAATATTGAATTCAGAAGTATtaaaaaagtcttttttttttcatcaagcaTCATTTCTCACTTACATAATAGTATATTATCACATAATCATATTAGGTGATCAATAGGAATGACTggaatcaaaatattgttgatTCTTCTTTCAACCTTCATTTTTTGTCTTAATAAAAAAACTCGATCATTATTATAGTCGTATCTCCCCTACCCCTTCCCGTCAACGTATGTTTATACTGTAagcttcagaaaaaaaatacaagtcgTACTTATACGATCAATTTTTTCAGCatctttgatctcaaaatactccaaaaacAACCCAATATCCTGGCAAACCGCGTAAGCCAAACAAGTTTCAAGGTAGAATCTTTTGATGTAATTatcacaagcaaattccaaatattgggtggtagaaggcttcacggtgcaccacgtattctttctagAGTATGtgagtggccctgaaaagggcctacccagtcccgacgtttcggcaagcatgttctcgcCGTTCTCAAGGGAAGCCTTCTACCAccacggaagccttcaaagatttcaaattCCAAATAgttcaagatgaattttgagcccttcggAGAACCCTGTTTTGGCTTGAAGCAATGCGTCTAGTGTCTGGGTACAGCCTCATTGCGACATGGTATTTAACACTCAATTTGATCGATCAGGACGTCTTCGTATCAAAGGGAGGGTTCTCATGCAATTGACTTCCTGTCTCGGTATCATCAGTAGAACTGCGACCCGCGCTTCCTTTGTGCATCTGCAAATTTCTTCACCAGATCGCTGGGCTGGACAACCAGCTGAAGACAGTTTGAGTCGCCAGACATGATCTTCTCCTTCACGAAGTCCTGGGACATAAAGCACACACATAAAGTAAAACTTGAACTACTAGCAGTCATTTACATAGTAATGATGGAGTGGCGAAATGTGTGCATGTCTTGACAACGAAGTCTCCTCTGTACACGAAAGAACACTCGCCAGCTTCAACACAATTTAATGCAATTTTGGACCCCTCTTAACGCATCGTAATGTTCATCTGAAAAGTTAATATCTTGTGTGTTCTCTCACATGATCTGCGACTTGGTTGTGGCATTACTAGAACTGTTATACAGCTATGTATTtacaattgaaaatgaaagaacttTATTCAGCAGCTCATCCACCAACAACTGCACCAAATTGATCCGTGAGTAGTTGTAAATGTAAAAATAacgttttgttttcatcagcTTCATTCTATCAGtatatttgtctgtttgtttcacATCTGCCCTATGATCGCTTTACCTGGTTTGTTCCGCTCTTTACAAGAGGAATCGGCTTGTTGGCTATTTCTGTGATGATCCAGTCACACTCCTTCTTCGATAACGCTCCTGGTGCCTTGGTGATCAAACCAGCCTCCCGCACTTTTCCACTCTGGACTTCCTTAATCTACAGAAAGGATTAcaagataaacaaaataatacatgtggATAGATATACGAATAGATAGGCAGGTATATGAGATGTAGATACCGGTtaacagatagataaatagagagagagagagagagagatagagatagatagattttttcaattcaatttcggttttattaaaaaaacaccaaataaaAGTCCGAAGACTAACCATATTtggtttacatcaaactttacAGCTTTACAACAGGgaaacataaagaaaagaaataaaacaaactgacaTTTTACACAACTGATACATATGGACACCCccgaaaaaaagacaaacaataatcacattatgataaaaattgatagcaccaataataacaacaaagatAAGGCATCAACTGACGAGAAATTGCACACACCCtcacatacaatatacatatattatgataaaattCATTATATATAATTCACACATTAAAAAACTTTAAATGTTATCATATTGATAGATAAATATTGGAGTAAAAAACCAGCAACTAAAAAGGAATGCAGTCATACACAGAAATTTAAATCAATTTCATACTAGTGCAAATAAAgttatgaggaaaaaaaaaacgcagccTAATGCAAACATCATAATGtgtcatgacaaaaaaaaaaaaaaaaatcaaggctatcagtattcaagaagagagtgagaaaagaaacaaaaaatcaagGGAGTTAAATAGGAGACGTTGAATAAATATTCGCGAACAGGTGTGGAAGcggataagaaataaaagaggACAACCAGAAACtacaagagagagagggagagagaagagactAACATAGGGATCATGACAAGGAGGGAAACAAAGCGgagcagagagaaaaataagtaCTCACGAGCAGGTGTGAATAAGTATTCGCAAACAGGTGTGAAAGCGAATAAGATAATCAAAGGATAGCAGCAACATATACATCGAGAGAGAACGAACGGAGAAATCAAAGAGAAGGGgtaaaacagaaagaaacagggaaaaaaaggttaaaaaaaaccaaaaaaaaaaaccatagaaaaaatccaaaaaaaacaaaaaacaaaaacaaaaccaagatactaatagatagatagatagatacatgcatacataaatacatatacgTATGCAAAcgtatacaaacacacatacataaatacatacaagCATTCAAATAACACATATATTAGGTAAAGGTAGATTGTAGAAGAGATGTAGATGTGGagaagagagggggagaggggagtgAGGTAAGGGTAGAAATAGGATGGCGTGGAGTGATGTTGATAAAAAGCGATAACATAGAGATTGCCTACAAAGTCCCTTGTACTTCAGGACTGGCAAAGAAGTCACTTGTAAACCTGTTTACAGGTTTAGGTGCACCTTTCGTGCTGATGCAATACCCTTCTTTGTCCTTTTTAGGATTGCTGCAAGTAAACTGAAGCATGTTCCTCTAGACTTTGTTTCTTAAATCGCACATGGTCAGTCGATGTACGGAGGTATTTTCTAAGCGAATGTTATCGACAGCAGCCTGAGCGGTATTCCTTCTTTTCTATATACAGGAAACACTATTGAGGAGGTGGATAATAGCCTGGCCTTTACTATCATTGTTGTAGTAATTCCGCCATTGTACGTACCATAGGACCGTATACGGGTACTCAAACGTGTAAGTGaataaaaaggttaaaaaacTGTAAGAATGACAAATCGTCATAGACACCGTAAAGACTGGGGATTCTATTACTGAATATTTTCCTGCGTtcgttggattttttttttttttgaggggggggggggggagaggtggGTGTTGACATGGCTATATCCATCGGGCTACTGCATGGATAATCTCACCACCGCTCCGTCTTGGTTATTTTGTACACTAGGATGCAAATCAGTGTGAAAGCAGGTATATAGAAGTTTAAGGAGAAAACTAATTCTATTTAGACTCCATGAGCGAGTGTAAACGACTCTAAGAGATAAAAATTGACACCATTACTGAAGTGAAATATTTATCAAGTTCTTATCGTTGCTAATGACATGAGCATCTAGTCATTGTCAATAGGACAATTCCCTTTTCACAATTCAACTATCTTTACACAGGCTTCAAATGGTGACTGCGAGACGAAGATATAAACCTGATCTTTGAACCTGACTGCTAAAACATGATTAGTATAGCAGAACAATAATTATTTGctctctccctcctctctctctctctctctctctgtctctttgtgTACAAAAACGATAAGTGTTGAGCGACTGGCATGACCTGGAATCAATGGACCCCGTAATTGCAGGCATTTGTTTATTCATAGCAATTTATACAATGAAAAATGCGTCGAGGTACAACCAAGACATTAAATATCAGGATGGGATCCACGaactttaaaaacaacaaaaacctcaCCGGTGAAACTTCTTTCATGAAATTTTACGTCATTTATTGTGACTGCGCTGTAGCATTATCGAACTTCGTTAGGCAAATGTGATTCAACAATGTCATTTAGATACAGAATATAAGCGTAGCATagatatgattattattgtgcTATTAACTATAGCATTTCATACTGATATCATTTTACACGAGCTGAAAAAAACCTCCCAAATTTTGCGGTCTTTGTGGCTTGATATAGTAAGTCATTTTCATGTGGCGAATTGAGGTATCAGGGAACCTAAACAATCATAAACGCACTTATTTGCTACATTATTGGAAAATCGTCAATTCTAGATGACTCGCCTCTCTGTCCTGCCCACtttgataaaatcaaatgaagGAAAAACACTCACGcgcttatacacacacatacacacacacacacacacaatagaaaGTAGAAACAAACCTCATTTTGCTTGACCACCAGACCCCAAGCCACTGAGCTATCAGATCTCTGTGTGGAGATGATGCAGGCTTTGCTCAGGCGAAATAGGGTTACATCGATCTGGGGAAAGGAATTTTATGAAATCATTCTAATTATCTTATGTAgttttgatgataatgatgccaTGTCAACAATCTTATTTCGTTGTATGTTTATTAAAATTCGGTCAAAAATTCACAGAAATGAATTATATTGTatatcacattttgtgcattcaCTCAAGAAAGTAAAACTCATTGTAAAATGTAAGCAAATGCAAAATCTTTAacattataaaatatgaaaatcaaattacTGAATGTGACATTTGTAATTTGATGGAATGTGATGAAAACTCGATGATACACACATAGATAACGAAGCCTTGTTACCCCTCTCTAATACAACATAAGATATTGctcctgttgttgtttttgttgttgatgatgctgTGTTGTTGTTAACGTTGTTGCAGCTGTTGTTGTAATAAATCACTTTACTTTGTTGAAGAACTGATGTAATATTCCTCCCGACCAACAGAGACCAGACCCCTCGTATTCTCGTAAATGCGATATTATTCATTTTCCCGCTCTTTTTGTGCAAGAAAATCCCAGTATGGTCTAATAAAGCTGAAGTAGATACCGTATTACTGGCGGAAGACCGGACGAACTCGGCAAACAGGTCGGCAGTCTTTACCTCCTGGTTGTTCACCTGTTTGATCTTGTCTCCGACGTGGAGCCTCCCGTAGAGGTTGTTAAGGTCCTTTTTCCAGCCCGCTACCCTGATGCATTATGACCGAACAATTAGATAATCAACGTCATCATCGTCTCCCCTGACCATGTGATAGGTGTACAAATTTTCCCGTCACGGGAAATAAGGGCGGCAAAATTTGAAGAGAATTACTACCTCTATAAAAGGATACTATAACGTGATACCTCTCTGGTCGTAGTCATAAGATCATAATACCGGTACTAAGTCATTCCAGTTTTCATGATACATGTCATTTACATTCATTTAAAGCACTGGGAGGTAGGTAGGTTGTATACAGAATGTCCATACCATACTGTATATTCTCCTATGGAAGATATTTTCGAATAAATATTTCGAATTCTTCTGCTAGCGTCCTTGGACCAGATATTTATATTTATCATGTCTCTCTTTAAATATCAAGAGgagacaaaaacagaaatgctGGAAGGGATGAggttagtctggtttccagaccctttgccaactggactccgcggcgacgaagtcgccgccccgcgacgaagtcgccgcctttgccgaaggcaaaggcgagaaaatcaacttaaactatactagttttcgacgttgagggcgttaatatcatggatagcgaaatagtatgggcagagggtctggaagccagactaggaTGAGGTAAAATTGATGACACCACGTCTGGAATACAACAGAAGACAGCTGAAGACACCACCAAAAGACAAGGCTCTTATACAGTGTGCAGTATGCTCACTGGGTTTAAAGAAAGCATCTTTATCAGTGTAATAGGAAAAAGGTCTAAGGATCTTTCCACTCTCCTTTCCTGCACTCACCAGGTTTCTTCCCCGATGGTTACCAGTACCAATGTGTCGAGAAGCTCAGCTTTTGTAAATGTCACAACGATGCCGTCAAGGTGTTTGCTCTGTTGCCACCGTAGTTTTCTACGAATGAAATAGACGTGAGTTCACAGTGACAAACAGCTCTCCGATCTGATCTCACCATAACACCAATAATGTCAACTGCTTTTTTTATCCATAATGTCCTTGTCAAAATGATACGGCAATACTGTAAAAGACTTAGTTATGAGGTAATCACGATGTAACTTGAACAATAAACACTTTTCCAGTTGATAGACGATTCAAAAAAGAATATATTCCTCCCAATAACTTCACGGTGTGCCATTTTTTGCCCATgtttcaatagaaaaaaaacaacaacaatggtcAGGATTGACTTACTCAATATAATGAATGTCATCGCTGACTTCATGAGCTTGAAAGTGTCCCGACAAACGGCTCATATCGAGGAAGGCTTTTGGGATAGAGCCCGATCGTGGTATGTTTTCATAATCTACGGTCCTGCTCCGGTGAATCCGAACGTAACAATCGGAAGGCCGAGGTGGCAAAGGAGGTGCGCTCGGCGAGTCTTGGGTATCATATTTGTCGATACAGGGAGAGCTTTTGCATCTTTCTTTAGGTCTTTTTTCAGGCAAGATAACCGATTTTCTAGGTAGTACAGGTCTATCGCCATCTTTGGTTTCACTGGCGTCATACTGATCGACCACACTGTGATGGATTATTTGAGCATATATTGCGCTCTCTGGTGCTTCGTCGCAATTATTCTTGTAAGTACCTTGCTCATCAGAATCTATGGGAGTAGATaatcaaagttgacaaaaattaagGATTGTTAGCATTTGTTTTCACATTAAGATTTTGGACTGCTCGAAGCTAGAAGGGTTGATATAACTAATTGTTATGTTCTGTTGGTTCTATCTGTGCTGTTGACTAGGTAATACCTTCCGATCATTATCTTGTTCAATGTTGCATTCAATACATTTTTTCCGTGTTTTGTATTGTACTTTAAACGCTACATATACGCTACTTATACTTTAATGATAATACCACCATGATGTAATCACGATGATAACGGTTGACGTGTAAGAAACGTGACAGAGATACAGTTGAAAATAGAGAACAAGAAGAACAGTGAagaaaagagagacagaaattAAAAGAATGAGACCAAACATGTGGGAGCATTGATGATGATTCACTCTTGATACGTTTTCTTTAGTATATATCCAACTTACCTTTGTCTCTCTGATCCAGTGTCCAATCGTTGTCTTCGTCGTCGTCCATCTCGAAGTCAAAGTTTATGTTCTGCAATGTGCAACTGTCATCACTTTGGTTTCCCGCTGACGAATGTGATGAAGACCGAGAGGATGCCGAACTGTGTCTGCTACCACGCTTTTGATGAGAATAAGTAAATTGGATTATCATCGAAGTGAACCCCCAAAAAGGAGGGAAAAATACAGCAGAGTTTGCTGAAATCTAGTCTTTGGTACAAATATTTGATAAGACGGCTTCGAGATACTGAATAAGGCATGAGGACTCATAACAAACATGTACACAGTATGTACAAACATTTTTGTAGACATACAAAGAAAGTAAATAATCTGAACGTTTTTCATACATTCTTTcacatttatctattcattcattcattcaagttcattcatttccatctccaacagaaTCATTAAAATATAAActtttacaacaacaaaaaacttgtTCGCATATTTTCAGCACACACAACAAACGGAAATCATAAGTATATATAACATGTAGGGTATACATTTCATGAGTGTcgtgaaaatgctgaaaatgaagAGGAATGCTCaaaaagcattgcttgtatTGGTTTATTCGCAGCAAACATGATTacaaaaaattacataattgacatgatatattacataatatgcCGAACAACAAAACGCAATAACCCGACTATACAacactactactatactactactaggcctactacTGATGATGGTGGTAATAAAAACCCAATTAGCCCTAAAGAAGCACCCGGACAGTTGCATAAAAAAGGAGGGAGAGattaaaataaaacacaaacacgCCCAAAACTGATAGTATGGCGTGAAAGGAAAAGGTGTCGATGTCTTAATGAAGAAGTAATGGATAATCGAAATCGCTGAGCAAACGCTTGAAGTTATAGATTTTACCTTCTTTACGTCTTGCAGCTATTGATTAATGCCTTACAAGGTCTTCAGTTTCATAgtataaatgtatacatttttctcCAAGGAAGGCATTTTAACAGTATATTAGATAAGATGAATGAGAAAATGACAACGAAACAGCCATAATTGTGTCTGCAttgattttctttaattttagcAGAGTGATCAATTGAACGCTCCACTGTGACCATGTTACCATTTTGACATAATTGacctgttttgttgttgtgagtaACTGGGGGATTGTGCCTTGAGTTGTGCTGCTCCAAAGCTTTGGAATAAATTACCTGAGAAAATGAAGAAGGCCCCATTACTTGGTGTCTTCAAATCTTTGTTGAAGACTTACCTTTCTTAGAAGCCTttgattaatttatttattttctgtgTGTCAAACAGTAACAATGTTAGGAGCTCTGTTACATCacagcgcagtagagtatatctATATAGTAGCCGCGCTATACAAATTTGTCTAATTCTTAATCATTGTTGTGAGACGATGTTAGAAAAACTTACTTGGATTGGAAAGTCTGGGTCAGCAGGTCTATCCTCTTCCGTGCTTTCATAAGAAGACTTTGTGTTTTTACGATTTCCACCTGTTTTACTCATTGACGTAGAAATGTCTTTAAACACGCCATGCCAGTCTCTGAGGTCTTTCctgttagaaaaaaaagatacaaaattgtatttcttaTATTTCTGATTGTCACTATGAAagcacacaaaaatgtttttcttGAATTCAAACGGACAAGACTTCAAAGGTTTAAAAAGGTAGGGAAACAGAATGTGTCTTTTTTGGTTTATTTGGTATGTAGTAAAAGAAtagtaattttgcaaatctggACAAAACTAACATGattaacaaaaatatttcattcctGTGTactacttcttttcttttttcacacagtacaagttgaaatgaaaatttgacagAGACACTTAAGTTTGTCAAACTGATAACTCttaaattaaaaatgcaattgTACAGCTAAATAGAACGGAAAAATGCTACAAAATATATGATTGAatttacacacattttgcacactcacacacacatagttaAAAGTGCAAAaactaatacacacacacacacacacacacacgaaaataCATGCCGCATACGTGGATTCTGTAcgtatctttttattttttttatttctattttctgcAGAACATAACACAATGTACGAAAATCACAAATAATTTTGCGTGCACAGTAGTTGACTGTATACCACGATATAGAAAATATGGAGAGGCATTTAACGaattaaaagcatgcaaaaatatAATTAAATTCAATCCAATCTTGTGACATCACCCATGCTTCTCAGGAGAGCTTAAAGCAGACTATGAGAAATGTGACTGTTTGCTTGCTTCTTCTGTGATATATTCCTCTCAACTTCAACATTAAGCTAAATGTTGAAGGTGAAGTGTAtgcagaacaaacaaaacactactTATACTATTAAACCAACTGGAAAGGGTAAAATGTCTTTGCTCACTCATCATCGATTTTGAAGTAGTTTGGAAATGCGCCGTGCATAAGTATGAGCACGTGGTTCACCTTCCTCCCTATCTTCATGTCCAAACAATGGACTTTGACGCTGGTCGTGATGGCAATATGAGGGGCCAATGTAGTGGAACTCTTCCTTCGACCTCTGGGGCGGCCGGAGCTTTTCCTCTTCCCTTCAAATGTCTTCTTGTCCCTGAACCCCTCGAGCGTGAagttttcatttgaaaaagaCCACAGGACGAAGAAATACCTGTCCGATTTCTACACACAAAATAAGCAAGATATTCAAGAATGATAACGGTAATTGACAGCTCTAATATAATATTTCACCTAAACAAGTTTTGACAGTGTTTTTATGCTCTGTCCAAGATAGAATCACAGTTCTGTGTTATATGTCTTCGGACTATCGAAGAACTCTTATATCATTAATGCCTAAACAGGATGGTGATGATGCTGCTCAGTCGGAAGCGCACCTTCCTTGTTCAGGTTCGAGCCCAAAATGAATCTATGTCTGAATAATGTGTTGTGTAACTATGCTGCCCCTCCACtcctcctgcccccccccccctcccccccccccccgtagagtaagaggcaaaacacaaGATTTTTATCCCTCGCATTGGACAGTGAGTGACAGAGTCACGACTTATACACGTAAAACAAAATCCCACTTCATTAATTCACCGCAAAGAGCATGGAGCTAACCCAGCGAAGTGGTTCACCCATACaaacaacaaacgaacaaacacacacacacacacacacacacacacacaaacaaagcgTTACACAATGGAAATAGTGATTAATtgcacaataaaaaaataaaaaaaaaattatttcaattgAGTCACAGTTACATGTGTGGTTGCAGCCTCCTTGAACCGTCATTATTCTTTTTCGTGAAAACACGTGAAACATTAGAGATCCACACTCTTCTCGTTTACACCAGCACTTATTTACTGTTACTCTCGCTATCAATATAAACTTAAAAATGCTGTTGACCTTTCACTGTTAGGGAATATACCTCCATGGTATATCTTCAACAAGGGCTTGAAGCGTTGAAAGGGTTTAGTTGATGAAACAAATTATCCTTTAACTTTACTTAGATGTTATATACaatctctgttttttttttttataatggaataataatgtaataatgTGCATAATTATACCCCCGTTATCCAAATTAATATAAATATGCTCTAGATGTTCAGTGTTAGAGTATATACTTCCATGGTATCTTCAACGTAGGCTTGAAAGGGTTTGGTTGATGAGACAAGTTATCCTTTGATTTTACTTTGATGTTATATACaacttatgtttgttttttttttttctatcatggAATGTAACATGAATCTAAGTTTTGTGCCTGCGTGTGATTTGTCTGCATAATTATATTAAAGATATTGTATGGTAATATAGCGTGGCTTTTTTTCTGTACTAAGGAACTTGCAACAGTTATTGAGCGCTGTTTTAAgtttattcaatttctgtatgATCGAGATTGATAAACTGAACGTGACTGAAAAGAACTTTGTATACCCGTTTTATGCTAATTTCGTCGAAATGGTGGAAATAAAGATGCTCTCGTTATTGTCCTTACTCATTGGTGCATGCGACGGGGCTTCATTATTAATTTTGTAGATAAATGTTTGCCTGCTACAATCATAGAGGTAATCACAGAATCATCAGGAAATCGCTGGAAGAAATAGAAACGGAACCAAAACGGACAAATCTTATATAATACCGCAATACTTCAATCACTtgaacaacatcaacaacaacaacaacgccgataacagcaacaaaaatgtcAACAATGCCGTGGTCAACATCACACACTCCCCTAGacatctttatttatttatttttttggtagGTATAGCCTTTTTGAAGTAGCTTTACAGCATGTGACTTCCTCTtcgattgttgttgttgttgttgtttttgtaatcacactttgggggggggggggggtaactgtTTATTACtacgattatttttttttttccaagctgTAAATCATCCTCCTGACTTTGCACAAacttatatcaaaatattgccTGGATTGCGGAACTTCCTAATAAAATATTtaccaaaaatacacacatgcgcgcgcgcgcgcgggCACAAAACAAAATTACCGGAAAATCCCTtctattgttctttttttttctctcaacaaTGTAATTAGCAGTCGTTAAGTCGTCATCTCCGACAAAATcgtttgatttattcatttgtttgattCAGAGTTGCTTCAACGTAGGGATCGGTGTCAGAGGCAAACGTGTCAATAACACTGCAAGGGGATAACTGTGATATTTGGACTAATATGTTCCTGTTCTATTTCTTGTGACCTCTTTCCGCTGACAGTTTTGCCCAGGAGCAAGTACCACATAAGAAATACTGCAGTATCGGTTCAATTTACAATGACGTAACTGATGACGCTCAATTCCGTTGTCTGCTCATGACGTAATGCACAATCAAAAGTCAAAACTATTCAACACTGAACGattaaaggaagaagaaaaacgaTATCTTCAAAACTTCAATCCTACCTTAAACTCTACAGTGATGCCGccatcaattttcttttctcggCCAACAGTAAGGTAGCCCTGGTGAATCTTATCCCGCGTGTCACTCGTATTCTCTGCCATCTTGACTCAACAAGATGCGTGGCGCTGTTCCAGTGTTAAGTCCCCgagcagaaaacaaacaaacaaacaagcaaagagattatcaaaacaaacaaccaaagcCATCAAATTGATCATTTCATAATAAGTCAGTGATAATAAGCTGATCTTTTTTTACCTCTGCCTGTGCATATTTTATTCTGACGAGCTTTTGAAATGGGACTGCTATTATAAGCCCCCGTCCTTTTGAATTTTATTCATACAGTGAAATT
This genomic interval carries:
- the LOC140242108 gene encoding uncharacterized protein, with product MAENTSDTRDKIHQGYLTVGREKKIDGGITVEFKKSDRYFFVLWSFSNENFTLEGFRDKKTFEGKRKSSGRPRGRRKSSTTLAPHIAITTSVKVHCLDMKIGRKVNHVLILMHGAFPNYFKIDDEKDLRDWHGVFKDISTSMSKTGGNRKNTKSSYESTEEDRPADPDFPIQRGSRHSSASSRSSSHSSAGNQSDDSCTLQNINFDFEMDDDEDNDWTLDQRDKDSDEQGTYKNNCDEAPESAIYAQIIHHSVVDQYDASETKDGDRPVLPRKSVILPEKRPKERCKSSPCIDKYDTQDSPSAPPLPPRPSDCYVRIHRSRTVDYENIPRSGSIPKAFLDMSRLSGHFQAHEVSDDIHYIEKLRWQQSKHLDGIVVTFTKAELLDTLVLVTIGEETWVAGWKKDLNNLYGRLHVGDKIKQVNNQEVKTADLFAEFVRSSASNTIDVTLFRLSKACIISTQRSDSSVAWGLVVKQNEIKEVQSGKVREAGLITKAPGALSKKECDWIITEIANKPIPLVKSGTNQDFVKEKIMSGDSNCLQLVVQPSDLVKKFADAQRKRGSQFY